One Roseomonas gilardii subsp. gilardii genomic region harbors:
- a CDS encoding TspO/MBR family protein, whose amino-acid sequence MPSEQTRRVLALILPLVQIVVGLLPLVGVGTSMAVVSGSSQTPVVPASYAFPIMWTVLFALSLAYGVWQILPMNHADPLLKRVGWPLVGVFALNTLWEAVAQFSGRNGFLLVAIMLLNVVCALTAFFLARRGVVPSRSGRWLVLPLTGLMAGWLTAACFANISGAARVAGIIPVEGMVATVAAVLLLLAAGGFAAAVVWAAKGSAWYLGGVGWALVAVVVANLGANQLDLLAALTAAVMLALVAAVAWTRRQGKRLGA is encoded by the coding sequence GTGCCGAGTGAGCAGACCCGACGCGTCCTGGCCCTGATCCTGCCGCTGGTGCAGATCGTAGTGGGGTTGTTGCCGCTGGTGGGGGTGGGGACCTCCATGGCGGTGGTGTCGGGGAGCAGCCAGACCCCGGTGGTGCCGGCAAGCTATGCCTTCCCGATCATGTGGACGGTGCTCTTCGCCCTCTCGCTGGCCTATGGCGTCTGGCAGATCCTGCCGATGAATCATGCGGACCCCCTGCTGAAGCGCGTGGGCTGGCCGCTGGTCGGAGTCTTCGCGCTGAACACGTTGTGGGAGGCGGTGGCGCAGTTCTCGGGGCGGAACGGCTTCCTGCTGGTGGCGATCATGCTGCTGAACGTGGTCTGCGCGCTGACGGCCTTCTTCCTGGCGCGGCGCGGGGTGGTGCCGTCGCGCAGCGGGCGCTGGCTGGTGCTGCCGCTGACCGGGCTGATGGCGGGCTGGCTGACGGCGGCCTGCTTCGCGAACATCTCCGGTGCCGCGCGGGTGGCGGGGATCATCCCGGTGGAGGGGATGGTGGCCACGGTGGCGGCGGTACTGCTGCTGTTGGCCGCCGGGGGGTTCGCCGCGGCGGTGGTCTGGGCGGCCAAGGGCAGCGCCTGGTATCTGGGTGGCGTCGGCTGGGCGCTGGTGGCCGTGGTGGTGGCCAATCTGGGGGCGAACCAGCTCGATCTGCTGGCGGCGCTGACGGCCGCGGTGATGCTGGCGCTGGTGGCGGCGGTGGCCTGGACGCGGCGGCAGGGCAAGCGCCTCGGCGCCTGA
- the rpsD gene encoding 30S ribosomal protein S4 produces MTKRAESKYKINRRLGVNLWGRAKSPIAKREYGPGQHGQRRKQKPTDFGIQLMAKQKLKGYYGNIGEKQFRKYYEEAVRRKGDTSENLIELLERRLDAVVYRMKLAVTPFAARQFVNHGHLLVNGKRVNIPSYLVKDGDVIEVKEKSKQLTAVLDAAQSGERDVPEYVQIDHRQMKGTFIRAPKLSDVPYPVQMEPNLVIEFYSR; encoded by the coding sequence ATGACGAAGCGCGCGGAAAGCAAGTACAAGATCAATCGCCGCCTGGGCGTGAACCTCTGGGGCCGTGCGAAGTCCCCGATCGCCAAGCGCGAGTATGGCCCCGGCCAGCACGGCCAGCGCCGCAAGCAGAAGCCGACCGATTTCGGCATCCAGCTGATGGCGAAGCAGAAGCTCAAGGGCTACTACGGCAATATCGGCGAGAAGCAGTTCCGCAAGTATTACGAGGAGGCCGTGCGCCGTAAGGGCGACACCTCCGAGAACCTGATCGAGCTGCTGGAACGCCGCCTGGACGCCGTGGTGTACCGCATGAAGCTGGCGGTGACGCCCTTCGCGGCCCGCCAGTTCGTCAACCACGGCCACCTGCTGGTGAACGGCAAGCGCGTGAACATCCCCTCCTACCTCGTGAAGGACGGCGACGTCATCGAGGTGAAGGAGAAGTCCAAGCAGCTGACCGCCGTGCTCGACGCCGCGCAGTCCGGCGAGCGTGACGTGCCGGAGTATGTGCAGATCGACCATCGCCAGATGAAGGGCACCTTCATCCGCGCGCCGAAGCTGAGCGACGTGCCGTACCCGGTGCAGATGGAACCGAATCTGGTCATCGAGTTCTATTCGCGCTGA
- a CDS encoding 4-(cytidine 5'-diphospho)-2-C-methyl-D-erythritol kinase: MSDTMMNWPRPGGAGAAEFAPAKVNLFLHVTGRREDGYHLLDSLAVFAGVGDDLAVSPAEALTLEIDGPEGDALAAEPDNLVLRAARLLAESHGIPGGAALRLTKRLPVASGIGGGSADAAAALRLLARHWQLPLPAEEKVTRLGADVPVCVASRAARMGGIGEELAPAPRFPAYGLLLANPRIPLSTPAVFRARAPGFTPPAELPASWPNARAMAEDLRRCTNDLEAPARQLCPAVAEVLSAIASRQDCLLARMSGSGATCFGLFPDPTAAQAAAGTLPPAWWRWGGAPA, from the coding sequence ATGTCCGACACCATGATGAACTGGCCCCGCCCCGGCGGGGCCGGGGCGGCGGAGTTCGCCCCGGCCAAGGTCAACCTCTTCCTGCATGTCACCGGGCGGCGCGAGGATGGCTACCATCTGCTCGACAGCCTGGCGGTCTTCGCCGGGGTGGGCGATGATCTCGCGGTCTCGCCGGCGGAGGCGCTGACGCTGGAGATCGACGGGCCGGAAGGCGACGCCCTGGCCGCCGAGCCGGACAATCTGGTGCTGCGCGCGGCACGCCTGCTGGCGGAGAGCCATGGCATCCCTGGCGGTGCGGCGCTGCGGCTGACCAAGCGACTGCCGGTGGCTTCCGGGATTGGCGGCGGCTCGGCCGATGCGGCCGCGGCGCTGCGCCTGCTGGCGCGCCACTGGCAACTGCCCCTGCCGGCCGAGGAGAAGGTGACGCGGCTGGGCGCGGATGTGCCCGTTTGCGTCGCGTCCCGGGCAGCCCGCATGGGCGGCATCGGCGAGGAACTGGCGCCCGCGCCGCGCTTCCCGGCCTATGGGCTGCTGCTGGCCAATCCGCGCATTCCCCTGTCCACCCCAGCCGTGTTCCGTGCGAGGGCGCCGGGCTTCACGCCGCCGGCGGAACTGCCGGCCTCCTGGCCGAATGCCCGGGCCATGGCCGAGGATCTCCGCCGCTGCACGAATGATCTGGAGGCTCCGGCGCGGCAGCTCTGCCCCGCCGTGGCGGAGGTGCTGTCGGCGATCGCAAGCCGGCAGGATTGCCTGCTGGCGCGGATGAGCGGTTCCGGTGCGACCTGCTTCGGCCTCTTTCCCGATCCCACCGCGGCCCAGGCAGCGGCCGGGACCCTGCCGCCGGCCTGGTGGCGCTGGGGAGGGGCGCCCGCCTAG
- a CDS encoding tetratricopeptide repeat protein, whose protein sequence is MMPFSLEPGLRAVLLTAALLAGCAAGDGPRTAGDAPRGAFGPYLAGRFASSEADSATAASQLGEALRQDPDQIEVLQQAFGAAVMNGQSDAARLARRLPEDQLANLLLAGADAQAGRWDRAEQRLRVLPRRGSAQLLQPLLIAWAQAGRGDTAQALTLLRPFIEDGRLRGVIALHAAMIADLGRQPQDAARYLRLAIADTQEPNLRLAQIGAGILARVGQEAQGARLFDVMARGNDDIAMAVTPALRQQALQGRAVASATEGMAEAQVAFGAALRAQGAPDLALMLSRLALRLRPDFAPAFLLAADSLADQKHGDRALAMLEAVPEHDPLAPLVALRRASLLDAMGRTAEAEALLRQLGQSYPRAVQPVAQLGDMLRARGRFGEAGAAYDEALARARADGSAGWPLYYARGIAMERGGNWAEAEASFRRALALAPDQPSVLNYLAYSWAERGEKLPEARRMLERATTLRPQDGNIADSLGWVLLRQGDLPKAVQTLERAVELESRNSTISEHLGDAYWAIGRRTEARYQWRRALDLAPASEDGPRLSAKLRDGLQTPPTASAMR, encoded by the coding sequence ATGATGCCATTCTCCCTGGAGCCGGGGCTGCGTGCGGTCCTGCTGACTGCCGCGCTCCTCGCAGGATGCGCGGCGGGCGATGGCCCGCGAACCGCTGGCGATGCGCCTCGCGGTGCTTTCGGACCCTATCTGGCGGGCCGCTTCGCTTCCTCCGAGGCGGATAGCGCCACGGCGGCCTCCCAGCTCGGGGAGGCGCTGCGGCAGGACCCCGACCAGATCGAGGTGCTGCAACAGGCTTTCGGCGCCGCGGTGATGAATGGCCAGTCCGACGCGGCGCGCCTCGCCCGGCGCCTGCCCGAGGACCAGCTGGCGAACCTGCTCCTCGCCGGGGCGGATGCCCAGGCGGGGCGCTGGGACCGTGCCGAGCAGCGGTTGCGCGTCCTGCCGCGCCGGGGCTCGGCGCAGCTGCTCCAGCCCCTGCTGATCGCCTGGGCGCAGGCAGGGCGGGGCGACACCGCGCAGGCTCTGACCCTGCTGCGGCCCTTCATCGAGGACGGGCGGCTGCGCGGCGTGATCGCCCTGCACGCGGCGATGATCGCCGATCTCGGCCGGCAGCCGCAGGACGCGGCGCGCTATCTGCGCCTGGCGATCGCGGACACCCAGGAGCCGAACCTCCGCCTGGCGCAGATCGGCGCCGGAATTCTCGCCCGGGTCGGGCAGGAGGCGCAGGGTGCGCGGCTCTTCGACGTGATGGCCCGGGGCAATGACGACATCGCCATGGCCGTGACGCCGGCGCTCCGCCAGCAGGCGTTGCAGGGCCGTGCGGTGGCGAGCGCGACCGAGGGGATGGCGGAGGCTCAGGTGGCCTTCGGCGCCGCGCTCCGCGCCCAGGGGGCGCCCGACCTGGCCCTGATGCTGTCGCGCCTGGCGCTCCGCCTGCGCCCGGATTTCGCCCCGGCCTTCCTTCTCGCCGCCGATTCCCTGGCGGACCAGAAGCATGGCGACCGCGCCCTGGCGATGCTGGAGGCGGTGCCGGAGCACGATCCGCTGGCGCCGCTGGTGGCTCTGCGCCGGGCCTCCCTGCTGGATGCCATGGGCCGGACCGCGGAGGCCGAGGCGCTGCTGCGCCAGTTGGGGCAGAGCTATCCCCGTGCCGTGCAGCCCGTGGCGCAACTGGGCGACATGCTGCGCGCGCGGGGACGTTTCGGGGAGGCCGGAGCGGCCTATGACGAGGCGCTGGCCCGGGCCCGCGCAGACGGGTCCGCCGGCTGGCCCCTCTACTATGCCCGGGGAATCGCGATGGAACGGGGTGGGAACTGGGCCGAGGCCGAAGCCTCCTTTCGCCGTGCCCTGGCCCTGGCACCGGACCAGCCCAGCGTCCTGAACTATCTCGCCTATTCCTGGGCCGAGCGGGGCGAGAAGCTGCCGGAGGCGCGGCGCATGCTGGAGCGGGCGACCACTCTGCGGCCGCAGGACGGCAACATCGCCGACAGCCTCGGCTGGGTCCTGCTGCGCCAGGGGGATCTGCCGAAGGCCGTGCAGACCCTGGAACGGGCGGTGGAGCTGGAATCGCGCAACTCCACGATCAGCGAGCATCTGGGGGATGCCTATTGGGCGATCGGCCGGCGGACGGAGGCGCGCTACCAGTGGCGCCGGGCGCTGGACCTCGCCCCGGCTTCCGAGGATGGGCCGCGGCTTTCCGCCAAGCTGCGCGATGGATTGCAGACCCCGCCCACCGCTTCCGCTATGCGCTGA